From the genome of Candidatus Binatus sp., one region includes:
- the trpE gene encoding anthranilate synthase component I: MLQPTENEFEQLAARGFNLIPVFEEIAADLETPVSAFLKVARDDYAFLLESVRGGEKWGRYTFLGSEPAVVMRARKNRMDIIRPGRGVEVRSVANSFEELRAEVKRLRAPELANLPRFFGGAVGFLAYDIVRCFEKIPETTRDDLGTPDFCLMFTDTVLCFDNVRQTLKIIANVPVEEFASTKMAYQSARVKIDEIIERLKRPAVPPFLEGANNAAVNDASITSNQTREGYMAMVSAAKEYIAAGDVIQVVPSQRFEAPLTVHPFNIYRSLRTINPSPYMFYLRLGDHTLVGASPEVMVRVEGREITLRPIAGTRRRGATEAEDRELEAELLADPKERAEHVMLVDLGRNDVGRVSEIGSVKVTELMVVERYSHVMHIVSNVTGVLREGCDAFDAFAATFPQGTVSGAPKIRAMEIIDELESVRRGVYAGAVGYFSYTGNTDTAIALRTLLIKNNRVYIQAGGGVVADSDPGAEFEESVNKARAMVRALAAARDFENAAKR; encoded by the coding sequence ATGTTGCAACCCACTGAAAACGAATTCGAACAACTGGCGGCGCGTGGATTCAACCTGATCCCGGTCTTCGAGGAAATCGCCGCCGACCTCGAGACTCCCGTCTCCGCCTTCCTGAAGGTCGCGCGCGACGACTACGCTTTTCTGCTCGAAAGCGTCCGCGGCGGCGAGAAATGGGGACGCTACACCTTTCTCGGCTCCGAGCCGGCGGTCGTGATGCGTGCGCGCAAAAACCGAATGGACATCATCCGGCCCGGCCGCGGCGTCGAAGTGCGCTCGGTGGCCAACTCGTTCGAGGAGTTGCGCGCCGAGGTCAAGCGCTTGCGCGCCCCCGAGCTGGCCAACCTGCCGCGCTTCTTCGGCGGCGCGGTCGGATTTCTCGCTTACGATATCGTGCGATGCTTCGAGAAGATTCCCGAGACCACGCGCGACGATCTCGGCACCCCCGATTTTTGCCTGATGTTCACCGACACGGTGCTGTGCTTCGACAACGTCCGCCAGACGCTGAAAATAATCGCCAACGTGCCGGTCGAGGAGTTCGCCTCGACCAAAATGGCGTATCAAAGCGCGCGCGTGAAGATCGACGAGATAATCGAGCGCCTCAAACGTCCCGCCGTGCCCCCGTTTCTGGAGGGTGCGAACAACGCCGCCGTCAACGACGCGTCCATCACCTCGAACCAGACGCGCGAAGGCTACATGGCGATGGTTTCCGCCGCCAAGGAATACATCGCGGCCGGCGACGTTATCCAGGTCGTCCCGTCGCAGCGCTTCGAGGCGCCGCTGACCGTGCATCCGTTCAACATCTACCGCAGCCTGCGCACGATTAACCCGTCGCCCTACATGTTCTACCTGCGCCTGGGCGATCACACGCTGGTCGGCGCTTCGCCGGAAGTGATGGTCCGGGTCGAGGGTCGCGAGATTACGCTGCGGCCGATCGCGGGAACGCGCCGGCGCGGCGCGACGGAAGCCGAGGACCGGGAGCTCGAAGCCGAGTTGCTCGCCGATCCCAAGGAACGCGCCGAGCACGTGATGCTGGTCGATCTGGGGCGCAACGACGTCGGCCGGGTCTCCGAAATCGGCTCGGTGAAAGTGACGGAGCTGATGGTCGTCGAACGCTACTCGCACGTGATGCATATAGTGTCGAACGTCACCGGCGTGCTGCGCGAGGGATGCGATGCGTTCGACGCATTCGCGGCGACCTTTCCGCAGGGCACCGTCTCCGGCGCTCCGAAAATCCGCGCCATGGAAATTATCGACGAGCTCGAGAGCGTGCGCCGCGGCGTGTACGCCGGCGCGGTCGGCTATTTCAGCTACACCGGCAACACCGACACCGCGATCGCGCTGCGCACGCTGCTGATCAAGAACAATCGCGTTTACATTCAGGCCGGCGGCGGCGTCGTCGCCGACTCGGACCCCGGCGCGGAATTCGAGGAATCGGTCAACAAGGCTCGCGCGATGGTGCGGGCGCTTGCGGCCGCGCGCGATTTTGAAAACGCGGCGAAGAGGTAG
- a CDS encoding SPOR domain-containing protein, with translation MRFEIRAGGAFLILLGLVGLSGAVFLLGLVAGHEMALQNQPDLNQISSTYPLPNPPASGEKPAPVAEMSPVAAAAPSVASAPLALPIKPPATVARLKPGPEAPAINRPEPDNEIGSGEGSETASAPARPARALAPGAKPYNIQIEAVMDKSGADEMVSRLKTLGYSAQEIKVALNGQTWYRVRIGPYASADEANAAQNKLREQYRQAYTTSH, from the coding sequence ATGCGATTCGAAATCAGGGCGGGCGGTGCGTTTCTAATCCTACTCGGACTGGTCGGGCTGTCGGGCGCGGTCTTCTTGCTGGGATTGGTCGCGGGCCACGAGATGGCCCTGCAGAACCAACCCGACTTGAATCAAATCTCCTCGACCTACCCGCTGCCGAATCCGCCGGCATCCGGCGAAAAGCCCGCGCCCGTAGCTGAGATGTCGCCGGTGGCTGCCGCGGCGCCATCGGTCGCGTCTGCGCCCCTCGCGCTCCCGATCAAACCGCCCGCCACCGTCGCGCGCTTGAAGCCGGGTCCCGAGGCGCCCGCGATCAATCGTCCCGAGCCCGACAACGAAATCGGATCCGGCGAAGGTTCCGAAACGGCTTCCGCTCCCGCCCGACCGGCCCGCGCCCTTGCTCCCGGCGCGAAACCGTACAACATCCAGATCGAAGCCGTGATGGACAAGAGCGGGGCGGACGAGATGGTCTCGCGGCTCAAAACGCTCGGCTACAGCGCGCAGGAGATAAAGGTCGCGCTCAACGGGCAGACCTGGTACCGCGTGCGCATCGGACCCTACGCCAGCGCCGACGAAGCGAATGCGGCGCAGAACAAACTGCGCGAGCAGTACCGCCAGGCCTACACGACCTCGCATTGA
- the argS gene encoding arginine--tRNA ligase, whose product MKELIVSILRDAIERARAAGQLTADIPSIGIEAPRDSAHGDIASNVALTVAKTEHKPPRVIAEIIKSHVAMPAEVSEVSVAGPGFLNFKMSPAYWHSEMRRAASDGRAFWKPRAWELRPGANERRKVQVEFLSANPTGPLTVGHGRNAVLGDTIARLYEAAGFDVTREYYFNDGGRQMKLLGESVRARYLQEHGIDAPLPEDGYQGEYIRDIARVLKAERGDALVSVTELDIFRAAAVKAIFADINQTCTRLGIRFDVYTNELDLINAGLVEAVLKSLRDGGFTVEKDGATWLRGEPLGLPKDAVLVRSGPDRQPTYRTPDIAYHIDKLKRGFDLIVDVFGADHIAEHQQVIAAVKALGYDTTPVSAIIYQFVTLTRGGEKVKMSTRKATYVTLDELIDEVGADVVRFFFLFRKSDSQLDFDLELAKKQAPENPVFYVQYAHARLASIFREGAAKGLMLPAEPSVIDLNLLGAEELDLAKRAVGLPEVMSAAAEALEPHRIPFYLLELAGEFHRYYNKPASRIIGPDRELSLARMFMAGILKDAIAGGLELLGVSAPERM is encoded by the coding sequence ATGAAAGAACTGATCGTCTCCATCCTTCGCGACGCAATCGAGCGGGCGCGCGCCGCGGGTCAGTTGACCGCGGACATTCCTTCGATCGGAATCGAAGCGCCCAGGGACTCTGCCCACGGCGACATCGCCTCGAACGTCGCGCTGACTGTTGCCAAGACCGAGCACAAACCGCCGCGCGTGATCGCGGAAATTATCAAGTCGCACGTCGCGATGCCGGCGGAAGTGAGCGAGGTGTCGGTCGCCGGCCCAGGCTTCCTCAATTTCAAAATGTCGCCCGCCTACTGGCATTCCGAGATGCGCCGCGCCGCGAGCGATGGACGCGCGTTCTGGAAGCCGCGCGCATGGGAGCTGCGTCCGGGAGCCAACGAAAGAAGAAAAGTCCAGGTCGAGTTTCTCTCCGCCAATCCCACCGGCCCCCTGACCGTCGGCCACGGCCGCAACGCCGTGCTCGGCGACACCATCGCGCGCCTTTACGAGGCGGCGGGCTTCGACGTCACGCGCGAATATTATTTCAACGACGGCGGCCGCCAGATGAAGTTGCTCGGCGAGTCGGTGCGCGCGCGATATCTCCAGGAGCACGGCATCGACGCGCCGCTGCCCGAAGACGGCTACCAGGGCGAGTATATCCGCGACATCGCGCGCGTTCTGAAAGCGGAGCGGGGCGACGCGCTCGTGTCCGTGACCGAGCTCGATATTTTCCGCGCGGCGGCCGTCAAAGCGATCTTCGCCGACATCAACCAGACCTGCACGCGCCTGGGGATTCGCTTCGACGTCTATACCAACGAGCTCGATCTCATCAACGCCGGCCTGGTTGAAGCCGTCCTCAAATCGCTGCGCGACGGCGGCTTCACAGTCGAAAAGGACGGCGCTACGTGGCTGCGCGGTGAGCCGTTGGGACTTCCCAAGGACGCGGTGCTGGTGCGCTCCGGCCCCGACCGCCAGCCGACCTATCGCACGCCGGACATCGCCTATCACATCGACAAGCTCAAGCGCGGTTTCGATCTGATCGTGGACGTGTTCGGCGCCGATCACATCGCTGAGCATCAGCAGGTCATCGCCGCGGTCAAGGCGCTCGGCTACGACACGACGCCCGTCAGCGCGATTATCTACCAGTTCGTCACGCTCACGCGCGGCGGCGAAAAGGTCAAGATGTCCACGCGCAAGGCGACCTACGTGACGCTCGACGAGTTGATCGACGAGGTCGGCGCCGACGTGGTGCGATTTTTCTTTTTGTTCCGCAAGTCCGACAGCCAGCTCGACTTCGATCTCGAACTCGCCAAAAAGCAGGCGCCTGAGAACCCCGTCTTTTACGTCCAGTATGCGCACGCGCGCCTGGCGAGTATCTTTCGCGAGGGCGCGGCCAAGGGCTTGATGCTCCCCGCGGAGCCGTCGGTCATCGATCTCAATTTGCTCGGCGCCGAGGAACTCGATCTCGCCAAGCGTGCGGTTGGACTCCCCGAGGTCATGTCCGCGGCGGCCGAGGCGCTCGAGCCGCATCGGATTCCGTTCTATCTGCTCGAACTGGCCGGCGAGTTCCATCGCTACTACAACAAGCCCGCCAGTCGTATAATCGGGCCGGATCGCGAACTCAGTTTGGCGCGGATGTTCATGGCTGGGATTCTCAAGGATGCGATTGCGGGCGGCCTCGAGTTGCTCGGGGTGAGCGCTCCAGAGCGGATGTGA
- a CDS encoding VOC family protein, whose product MANPPIGKLDHIGIAVKSLAEARKFFEDILGASFMYEGADEAAGFKLAEFDLGGLTIELLEPLGPNSFLHKFLEKRGEGMHHLTFNVPDCKSKTAALREQGVRIVDETQWSPTSFEAFISPRAAHGVLIQLGSGYPTLANDPAWLKRKE is encoded by the coding sequence ATGGCTAATCCACCAATCGGCAAACTCGACCATATCGGCATCGCGGTTAAGAGCCTCGCCGAGGCGCGCAAGTTTTTCGAGGATATTCTCGGCGCGAGCTTTATGTACGAAGGCGCCGACGAAGCGGCCGGCTTCAAGCTCGCTGAGTTTGATCTGGGCGGGCTGACGATCGAGCTCCTGGAGCCGCTCGGCCCAAATTCGTTCCTGCACAAGTTTCTCGAAAAGCGCGGCGAAGGGATGCATCATCTGACCTTCAACGTTCCCGACTGCAAATCCAAAACCGCCGCGCTGAGGGAGCAGGGCGTGCGAATCGTCGATGAAACCCAGTGGTCCCCAACGAGTTTCGAGGCTTTCATCTCCCCGCGCGCCGCCCATGGCGTGTTGATCCAGCTGGGCTCGGGCTATCCAACCCTCGCCAACGATCCTGCCTGGTTAAAAAGAAAAGAGTAG
- a CDS encoding Yip1 family protein yields the protein MANGAGGSITPFFTIWTAPRATIRRIVDADPTHNVIALAAIGSGISALSGQWSKALGNNANLSVLWPLWVAFIVALSAALGVLSLFIGGVVLKWTGSLLGGVASRVEVRAALAWSQVPAIAGAILFLIAVLLGVPIPVPTPGALPQIAPAFFMIIVVEGVLGFWGFIVSLKCIGEVHRFSAWRALAAVLIPGLIALAAIGFIVFAGGRMAGHH from the coding sequence ATGGCGAACGGGGCTGGCGGATCGATCACACCTTTTTTCACGATATGGACTGCACCGCGCGCGACGATTCGGCGCATCGTCGATGCCGATCCGACGCACAACGTCATCGCGCTCGCGGCCATCGGGTCGGGGATCAGCGCGCTGTCGGGCCAGTGGTCGAAGGCGCTTGGCAACAACGCCAATCTGTCGGTCTTGTGGCCGCTGTGGGTCGCCTTCATCGTCGCGCTCTCGGCGGCCCTCGGAGTTCTGTCTCTGTTCATTGGCGGCGTGGTTCTAAAATGGACAGGAAGCCTGCTCGGCGGCGTCGCGAGCCGGGTCGAAGTGCGCGCCGCGCTGGCGTGGTCGCAGGTGCCTGCGATCGCCGGTGCGATCTTGTTTTTGATCGCGGTGCTGCTGGGCGTGCCGATACCGGTTCCGACGCCGGGAGCATTGCCTCAAATCGCTCCCGCGTTTTTCATGATCATTGTCGTCGAAGGAGTGCTCGGTTTTTGGGGTTTCATCGTCTCGCTGAAGTGCATCGGCGAGGTGCATCGATTCTCGGCGTGGCGCGCGCTGGCCGCGGTCCTGATACCGGGGCTCATTGCGTTAGCCGCAATCGGTTTCATCGTATTCGCAGGCGGTCGCATGGCGGGACATCACTGA
- a CDS encoding ATP-dependent RecD-like DNA helicase has translation MAQAHHAAETLEGILDQVLFVNEKNGYSVAVVVVAGEHGDSRRVTVVGNLAGLEVGSTIRAQGGFEQHKVYGDQFHVVDFETLRPAGAVALERYLASEIKGIGPALARRIAEHFGDSLGEVLDHAPERMREVPGIGAAVTRAIAAAWRDSSGLRELTVFLRGHGLAASHARRIHKFYGKDALEVVRRDPYVLARTIHGIGFRTADAVAEKLGIPRNSIQRARAAVLYLLERMSDEGHVYSPFEHLEGQFRTALEMEPELAREAVNELAAGGEVVVEQADDHTAVYLARLHEAEVNVARRIAELNAGRAMNKDLIQRALDAAVRSSELELSPEQKSALRCALASRVTVITGGPGTGKTTLLRSLLAALAEVGLKPTLAAPTGRAARRLQEASGRDAKTIHRLLEYSPESGGFVRGKEFPLRTNYLIIDEASMMDVDLASSLLSALMPNCSLLLVGDRDQLPSVGPGSVLKDVIASDFVPVVQLREVYRQARRSLIVANAHRLNRGEFPQISNDAEGDFFFFERNAAEDVLATIKQLVQQRLIGRFGISDPREIQVLTPMNRGPLGTHILNRELQSLLNPSGRELRAGDRVFREGDRVIQLRNNYDKDVFNGSIGRIVAIDSDKARVSVAFEETRAEYDLSELDELALAYAISVHKSQGSQYPAIVMPIHSSHYLMLRRNLLYTAITRAERVCVLVGTKSALQQAVRNQDERLRFSRLAARLHVD, from the coding sequence GTGGCACAAGCGCATCATGCGGCCGAGACGCTGGAGGGCATCCTCGATCAGGTCCTGTTCGTAAACGAAAAGAATGGCTATTCGGTCGCGGTCGTGGTCGTTGCCGGCGAACATGGCGACTCCCGCCGCGTCACGGTGGTTGGCAATCTCGCCGGTCTGGAAGTTGGCTCGACCATCCGCGCTCAAGGCGGCTTCGAACAGCACAAGGTCTATGGCGATCAGTTTCACGTGGTGGATTTCGAAACGCTGCGGCCCGCCGGAGCGGTCGCGCTCGAACGCTACCTCGCTTCGGAAATAAAGGGCATCGGCCCCGCGCTGGCGCGGCGAATCGCCGAACATTTCGGAGACTCGCTCGGCGAGGTGCTCGACCACGCTCCCGAACGCATGCGCGAAGTCCCCGGCATCGGAGCCGCGGTCACGCGGGCAATCGCGGCTGCATGGCGCGACTCGTCCGGGCTGCGCGAGCTGACGGTTTTTCTGCGCGGGCACGGCCTGGCTGCCTCGCACGCGCGCCGCATCCACAAGTTCTACGGCAAGGACGCGCTCGAGGTCGTACGGCGCGATCCATACGTACTCGCGCGCACCATTCATGGCATCGGATTTCGCACCGCCGACGCCGTCGCGGAGAAACTCGGCATCCCGCGCAACTCGATCCAGCGCGCCCGCGCCGCGGTCCTGTACCTGCTCGAGCGCATGTCCGACGAGGGCCACGTCTATTCGCCCTTCGAGCATCTCGAAGGCCAGTTCCGCACCGCGCTCGAGATGGAGCCCGAGCTGGCGCGCGAGGCCGTCAATGAGCTCGCGGCCGGCGGCGAGGTGGTTGTCGAACAGGCGGACGATCACACTGCCGTCTATCTCGCACGCCTGCACGAGGCCGAAGTGAACGTCGCACGGCGAATCGCGGAATTAAACGCAGGCCGCGCGATGAACAAGGATCTGATCCAGCGCGCCCTGGATGCGGCCGTGCGAAGCTCTGAACTCGAACTGTCGCCCGAACAAAAGAGCGCGCTCCGATGCGCCCTGGCCAGCCGCGTCACCGTTATCACCGGCGGTCCCGGCACCGGCAAGACGACCCTGCTGCGCTCGCTGCTGGCCGCGCTGGCCGAGGTCGGTTTGAAGCCGACGCTTGCCGCGCCGACCGGGCGTGCGGCTCGTCGGCTCCAGGAAGCATCGGGCCGCGACGCAAAGACCATTCATCGGCTGCTCGAATACTCCCCCGAGAGCGGCGGCTTTGTCCGCGGCAAGGAATTTCCGCTCCGCACCAACTATCTGATCATCGATGAAGCCTCGATGATGGATGTCGATCTCGCTTCGAGCCTGCTGTCCGCGCTGATGCCTAACTGCTCGCTGCTGCTGGTCGGCGATCGCGATCAACTTCCGTCGGTTGGCCCCGGCAGCGTGCTCAAGGACGTGATCGCATCCGACTTCGTGCCGGTCGTGCAATTGCGGGAGGTTTATCGACAGGCGCGCCGCAGCCTGATAGTCGCCAACGCGCATCGCTTGAATCGCGGTGAATTCCCGCAAATCTCCAATGACGCCGAAGGCGACTTTTTTTTCTTCGAGCGCAACGCTGCCGAGGACGTGCTCGCGACGATCAAGCAGCTCGTGCAACAGCGGCTGATCGGACGGTTCGGCATAAGCGACCCGCGCGAAATCCAGGTGCTGACGCCGATGAATCGCGGCCCGCTCGGCACCCACATCCTCAATCGCGAGCTGCAAAGCCTGCTCAATCCCTCGGGACGCGAACTGCGCGCCGGCGATCGCGTGTTTCGCGAGGGCGACCGCGTTATCCAGTTGCGCAACAATTACGACAAGGACGTCTTCAACGGATCGATCGGCAGGATTGTTGCGATCGACTCGGACAAGGCGCGCGTTAGCGTCGCGTTCGAGGAAACCCGCGCCGAATACGACCTGTCGGAGCTCGACGAACTGGCGCTCGCCTACGCGATTTCAGTGCATAAGAGCCAGGGCAGCCAGTATCCCGCGATCGTGATGCCGATACATTCGAGCCACTACCTGATGCTGCGCCGCAATCTGCTCTACACCGCGATCACGCGCGCCGAGCGGGTATGCGTACTGGTCGGGACCAAGAGCGCATTGCAGCAGGCGGTGCGCAATCAGGATGAGCGCCTGCGCTTCTCGCGCCTGGCCGCGCGATTGCACGTGGACTAA
- a CDS encoding MATE family efflux transporter, protein MSEFLESVPEVGAQSRGAMTLPPIERIRFEVWALAWPVILSFGLDSILGLSSMLMVGRLGANAVGAVGLAMQILGAVRAGIAAVGTGTVALVARYIGANDRDNAEEVLKQSVVFGVLVSTIIAIPVIIFARPLMGLFQVKGEMADMGARYLQVVMLSEPFQGIFLMCAAALRGAGDMRTPLWIGGIIDVLAIFLNYVLIFGKLGFPALGVDGSAVATLLAIAFGGILFFYALSIDGMVLNFRWKGLWPDLGLGRRILSVGNPAAIEQLLIQFGFVAYVGFVARYGVKEIAAYFIGVRILALSFLPGFGFSAASATLVGQGLGAGDPKFSRKAGWESTGMAIVLMTAMGLLFIVFAHQIAALFIDDKQVIGYTVQFMYALAAAQPLMAIDWTITGALRGAGDSRFPLYGSLAGFYGMRLFLTILIWSHGGSIIWIWWSLLADYVVRSTVKVWRFQTGKWETIEV, encoded by the coding sequence ATGTCCGAATTTCTCGAGTCGGTTCCCGAAGTCGGTGCGCAGAGCAGGGGGGCGATGACCCTGCCACCGATCGAGCGGATCCGCTTCGAGGTATGGGCGCTCGCGTGGCCCGTCATTCTGTCGTTCGGACTCGATTCGATTCTCGGTCTTTCTTCGATGCTGATGGTGGGACGGCTCGGGGCGAACGCGGTCGGTGCAGTCGGGCTCGCCATGCAAATCCTGGGTGCGGTGCGCGCCGGCATTGCGGCGGTCGGCACCGGCACTGTCGCGCTGGTCGCGCGTTATATCGGTGCGAACGATCGGGACAACGCCGAGGAAGTGCTCAAGCAGTCCGTCGTTTTCGGCGTATTGGTTTCGACGATCATCGCGATTCCCGTAATCATTTTCGCCCGTCCGCTGATGGGGTTGTTCCAGGTCAAGGGCGAGATGGCCGACATGGGTGCGCGTTACCTGCAGGTCGTGATGCTGTCGGAGCCGTTCCAGGGAATCTTTCTGATGTGCGCGGCGGCGTTGCGCGGCGCCGGTGACATGCGCACGCCGCTGTGGATCGGCGGTATCATCGACGTGCTCGCAATCTTTCTCAACTACGTGCTCATCTTCGGCAAGCTCGGATTTCCCGCGCTCGGCGTGGACGGCTCGGCTGTGGCGACATTGCTCGCGATCGCCTTCGGCGGGATTTTGTTCTTCTACGCGCTCTCGATCGACGGGATGGTGCTCAACTTCCGATGGAAGGGGCTGTGGCCCGACCTCGGCCTCGGCCGGCGAATCCTTAGTGTGGGCAATCCCGCCGCCATCGAACAATTACTGATCCAGTTCGGCTTCGTCGCCTATGTCGGATTCGTCGCGCGTTACGGCGTCAAGGAAATCGCCGCATATTTCATCGGCGTACGAATCCTGGCGCTGTCGTTTCTGCCCGGCTTCGGATTCTCGGCCGCCTCGGCGACTCTTGTCGGTCAGGGCCTCGGCGCGGGCGACCCGAAGTTCTCGCGCAAGGCCGGATGGGAATCGACCGGTATGGCGATTGTGCTGATGACCGCTATGGGCCTGCTGTTTATCGTCTTTGCCCATCAGATCGCGGCGCTCTTCATCGACGACAAACAGGTCATCGGCTACACGGTACAGTTCATGTACGCACTCGCGGCCGCGCAACCGCTGATGGCGATCGATTGGACGATCACCGGGGCCCTGCGCGGCGCGGGCGATTCGCGCTTTCCCCTTTACGGTTCGCTGGCGGGCTTTTACGGAATGAGGCTCTTCCTCACGATTCTCATTTGGTCCCACGGCGGCAGTATCATCTGGATCTGGTGGTCTCTGCTTGCCGACTACGTCGTTCGCTCGACGGTGAAGGTCTGGCGCTTCCAGACCGGCAAGTGGGAAACGATCGAAGTCTGA